From a single Mycolicibacterium mengxianglii genomic region:
- the ftsH gene encoding ATP-dependent zinc metalloprotease FtsH gives MNRKNLIRTLTVIAVVLLLGWSFFYFSDDTRGYKPVDTSVAISQISDDNVKSAQIDDREQQVRLELKNGNGDTENSDKIISKYPTGYGVTLFNDLSAKGAQINTVVNQGSVLGSLLIYMLPLLLLVGLFVMFSRMQRGGGMGFGFGKSKAKQLNKDMPKTTFADVAGADEAVEELYEIKDFLQNPARYQALGAKIPKGVLLYGPPGTGKTLLARAVAGEAGVPFFTISGSDFVEMFVGVGASRVRDMFEQAKQNSPCIIFVDEIDAVGRQRGAGLGGGHDEREQTLNQLLVEMDGFGDRQGVILIAATNRPDILDPALLRPGRFDRQIPVTNPDLAGRRAVLKVHSQGKPIGPDADIDGLAKRTVGMSGADLANVINEAALLTARENGTVITGAAMEEAVDRVIGGPRRKSRIISEEEKKITAYHEGGHTLAAWAMPDIEPIYKVTILARGRTGGHAVAVPEDDKGLMTRSEMIARLVFAMGGRAAEELIFREPTTGASSDIQQATKIARAMVTEYGMSAKLGAVKYGTEHGDPFLGRSMGTQADYSHEVAQIIDDEVRKLIETAHTEAWEILSENRDVLDVLAGELLEKETLHRAELRVILADVKKRPRITAFDDFGGRVPSDKPPIKTPGELAIERGEEWPKPVPEPAFKAAIREAERQNGNNGSNGSNGAPGPKQPDYGAPAGWHAPGWPPSPNPQHPQNPQHPQNPQNPQQPPGYWYPPPPAPGPPSGGWGPPPNYPGGGQSGAQPPYPYQPYPPQQGRPGPEDGGSPDSRGEDARRPKPPAHG, from the coding sequence ATGAACCGTAAAAACCTGATCCGCACGCTCACGGTGATAGCCGTTGTCCTGTTGCTCGGCTGGTCCTTCTTCTATTTCTCTGACGACACCCGCGGCTACAAGCCGGTGGACACGTCCGTCGCGATCTCGCAGATCAGCGATGACAACGTCAAGAGCGCGCAGATCGACGACCGTGAACAGCAGGTTCGCCTCGAGCTGAAAAACGGCAACGGTGACACCGAGAACTCCGACAAGATCATCTCGAAGTACCCGACCGGGTACGGCGTCACGTTGTTCAACGATCTGAGTGCCAAGGGCGCCCAGATCAACACCGTCGTCAACCAGGGCAGTGTCCTGGGGTCGTTGCTGATCTACATGTTGCCGCTGTTGCTGCTGGTCGGGCTGTTCGTGATGTTCTCCCGGATGCAGCGCGGGGGCGGAATGGGCTTCGGCTTCGGCAAGTCCAAGGCCAAGCAGCTCAACAAGGACATGCCCAAGACCACGTTCGCCGACGTCGCCGGTGCTGACGAGGCGGTCGAAGAGCTGTACGAGATCAAGGACTTCCTGCAGAACCCGGCGCGGTATCAGGCGCTGGGCGCCAAGATCCCCAAGGGCGTATTGCTCTACGGCCCGCCCGGCACCGGAAAGACACTGCTGGCCCGGGCAGTCGCCGGCGAAGCCGGCGTGCCGTTCTTCACCATCTCGGGTTCCGATTTCGTCGAGATGTTCGTTGGCGTCGGCGCCTCCCGGGTGCGCGACATGTTCGAGCAGGCCAAACAGAACAGCCCCTGCATCATCTTCGTCGACGAGATCGACGCCGTGGGACGCCAGCGTGGCGCCGGCCTCGGCGGTGGACACGACGAGCGCGAGCAGACCCTCAACCAGCTCCTGGTCGAGATGGACGGCTTCGGCGACCGTCAGGGCGTGATCCTGATCGCGGCGACCAACCGGCCCGACATCCTGGACCCGGCCCTGCTGCGTCCCGGCCGCTTCGACCGGCAGATCCCGGTGACGAACCCCGACCTGGCCGGCCGTCGTGCGGTGCTGAAGGTGCACTCACAGGGCAAGCCCATCGGGCCGGACGCCGACATCGACGGCCTGGCCAAACGCACCGTCGGGATGTCCGGTGCCGATCTGGCCAACGTCATCAACGAAGCCGCGCTGCTGACCGCGCGGGAGAACGGCACCGTCATCACCGGTGCCGCGATGGAAGAGGCCGTCGACCGGGTCATCGGTGGTCCGCGCCGTAAGAGCCGGATCATCAGCGAGGAAGAGAAGAAGATCACCGCCTACCACGAGGGCGGACACACCCTCGCAGCGTGGGCGATGCCCGATATCGAACCCATCTACAAGGTGACGATCCTGGCCCGCGGCCGCACCGGTGGCCACGCGGTGGCGGTGCCCGAGGACGACAAGGGTCTGATGACCCGCTCGGAGATGATCGCCCGGCTGGTGTTCGCGATGGGCGGGCGCGCCGCCGAGGAGCTGATCTTCCGCGAGCCGACGACGGGTGCGTCCTCCGATATCCAGCAGGCCACCAAGATCGCGCGGGCCATGGTCACCGAGTACGGGATGAGCGCCAAGCTGGGCGCGGTCAAGTACGGCACCGAGCACGGCGACCCGTTCCTGGGGCGGTCGATGGGTACTCAGGCTGACTACAGCCACGAGGTCGCCCAGATCATCGACGACGAGGTGCGCAAGCTGATCGAGACCGCGCACACCGAGGCGTGGGAGATCCTCAGCGAGAACCGTGACGTGCTCGACGTGCTGGCCGGCGAGCTGTTGGAGAAGGAGACGCTGCATCGCGCTGAGCTCCGGGTGATTCTGGCCGACGTCAAGAAGCGCCCGCGGATCACGGCGTTCGACGACTTCGGTGGCCGGGTTCCCTCGGACAAGCCCCCGATCAAGACGCCGGGTGAGTTGGCCATCGAGCGTGGCGAGGAGTGGCCGAAACCGGTCCCGGAGCCGGCGTTCAAGGCCGCGATCCGGGAAGCCGAACGGCAGAACGGCAACAACGGTTCCAATGGCTCCAACGGGGCGCCAGGTCCCAAGCAGCCCGATTACGGTGCTCCCGCCGGGTGGCATGCACCAGGCTGGCCGCCGTCGCCGAACCCCCAGCACCCCCAGAACCCACAGCACCCACAGAATCCACAGAACCCGCAACAGCCCCCGGGCTACTGGTACCCGCCGCCCCCGGCGCCGGGACCGCCGTCCGGAGGCTGGGGCCCGCCGCCGAACTACCCCGGTGGGGGCCAGTCAGGCGCACAGCCGCCGTATCCGTATCAGCCGTACCCGCCGCAGCAGGGCCGTCCCGGCCCGGAGGATGGCGGATCGCCGGACTCCCGCGGCGAGGACGCGCGCCGGCCCAAACCACCGGCACACGGCTGA
- a CDS encoding molybdopterin-dependent oxidoreductase: MSRTALRICPLCEATCGLVLTVSDDRVTGARGDRDDVFSAGFICPKGASFAELDGDPDRLTRPLVRRGDELVEVSWDEAFAAVAEGLGKVPGRDVAVYLGNPNAHTIAGALYAPLIIKALGTRNVFSASTLDQMPKQVAQGYLYGNAFAFTVPDLDRTDHLVSIGANPLVSNGSVATAADFGGKLKALRRRGGRVTVIDPSRTRTAELADCHLAPRPGTDAALLFSVVNVLFAEGLVSPDLGGLAEHVTGLEQVRALAADFPPTAVAPYCGVSVTDIRDLARSIAAAPRAAVYGRIGTSTVEFGTLGSWLIDVVNIVTGNLDRPGGAMFPLGPTAPAPRPPKPGRGFTTGRWHSRVSGHPEIASEFPATALAEEIDTPGDGQLRALITVAGNPVLSAPDGRRLAAALDGLGFMLSIDPYLNETTRHADVILPPPPPSQAAHFDVVLSNVAVRNNARYSPPVLPLAGRPGEAEIMSRVALLIMGAGLDADPALADQQVIAMTLAKETADPRSPVAGRDVAELTAMLPPGPGYERRLDMMLRLGPYGDAFGADPDGLTLNTVKAAPHGVDLGPLQPRIPAVLRTPSGKVELAPQALVADAARLAKVLDRPPVGFMLIGRRHLRSNNSWMHNLPALAGGTNRCTLQIHPDDAQRLGLAELALVKGPGGEVTVPVEVTDTIRPGVVSIPHGWGHDIAGTRLGVAATQPGVNVNQLNDGSYLDPLSGTAVLNGLPVEISAAVRPG; encoded by the coding sequence ATGTCTCGTACCGCGCTGCGAATCTGTCCGTTGTGCGAGGCCACCTGCGGGTTGGTGCTCACCGTTTCCGATGACCGGGTGACCGGTGCGCGCGGCGACCGCGACGACGTGTTCAGTGCGGGGTTCATCTGCCCGAAGGGCGCCAGTTTCGCGGAGCTGGACGGCGATCCAGACCGCTTGACGCGCCCGCTGGTGCGTCGCGGCGACGAGCTGGTCGAGGTGTCCTGGGACGAGGCCTTCGCCGCGGTCGCCGAGGGTCTCGGGAAAGTGCCGGGCCGCGACGTCGCGGTGTATCTGGGCAACCCGAACGCCCACACCATCGCCGGTGCCCTGTACGCGCCGCTGATCATCAAAGCGTTGGGCACCCGGAATGTCTTCAGCGCCAGCACCCTGGACCAGATGCCCAAACAGGTGGCCCAGGGGTACCTGTACGGCAACGCGTTCGCGTTCACGGTGCCCGATCTGGACCGGACCGATCACCTGGTGAGCATCGGGGCGAACCCGCTGGTGTCCAACGGCAGCGTGGCCACCGCGGCGGACTTCGGTGGCAAGCTCAAAGCGCTGCGCCGCCGGGGTGGCCGGGTCACCGTCATCGACCCCAGCCGGACCCGCACCGCCGAGCTGGCCGACTGCCACCTCGCGCCTCGGCCCGGCACCGACGCAGCGTTGTTGTTCTCGGTGGTCAACGTGCTGTTCGCCGAGGGGCTGGTCTCACCGGATCTGGGCGGCCTCGCCGAGCACGTCACCGGCCTCGAGCAGGTGCGGGCCCTGGCAGCGGATTTCCCGCCCACCGCGGTGGCGCCGTACTGCGGGGTGAGCGTCACCGATATCCGGGACCTCGCCCGGTCCATCGCCGCCGCGCCTCGCGCCGCGGTATACGGACGGATCGGCACTTCGACCGTCGAGTTCGGCACCCTGGGCAGCTGGCTGATCGATGTGGTCAACATCGTCACCGGCAACCTCGACCGCCCCGGCGGAGCCATGTTCCCGCTCGGGCCCACCGCGCCCGCGCCGCGACCGCCGAAACCCGGCCGCGGCTTCACCACCGGACGCTGGCACAGCCGGGTGTCGGGGCACCCCGAGATCGCCTCGGAGTTCCCGGCCACCGCGCTGGCCGAGGAGATCGACACTCCCGGCGACGGTCAGCTCCGCGCGTTGATCACGGTGGCCGGCAACCCCGTGCTCTCCGCCCCGGACGGGCGGCGTCTGGCGGCGGCACTGGACGGGCTCGGGTTCATGCTGAGCATCGATCCCTATCTGAACGAGACCACCCGGCACGCCGATGTCATCCTGCCGCCGCCACCGCCGTCGCAAGCCGCGCATTTCGACGTCGTCCTCAGCAATGTCGCCGTCCGCAACAATGCGCGTTATTCACCTCCGGTGCTGCCGCTGGCCGGCCGGCCCGGTGAGGCCGAGATCATGTCCCGGGTGGCGTTGCTGATCATGGGCGCGGGTCTGGACGCCGATCCGGCGCTGGCCGATCAACAGGTGATCGCGATGACACTGGCCAAGGAAACTGCGGACCCACGGTCGCCGGTGGCCGGCCGCGACGTCGCCGAACTCACCGCGATGTTGCCGCCCGGGCCGGGATACGAGCGTCGCCTCGACATGATGCTGCGGCTGGGCCCCTACGGTGACGCGTTCGGTGCCGACCCCGACGGGCTGACCCTGAACACGGTCAAAGCGGCGCCACACGGGGTAGACCTGGGCCCGCTGCAGCCGCGGATACCCGCGGTGTTGCGTACGCCGTCCGGCAAGGTCGAGCTGGCCCCGCAAGCGCTGGTCGCCGATGCCGCACGGTTGGCAAAAGTCCTGGACCGGCCCCCGGTTGGCTTCATGCTGATCGGGCGCCGCCACCTGCGCTCCAACAACAGCTGGATGCACAACCTGCCGGCCCTGGCCGGCGGCACCAACCGCTGCACGTTGCAGATCCATCCCGACGACGCCCAGCGGCTCGGTCTGGCCGAGCTGGCACTGGTCAAAGGGCCCGGCGGAGAGGTGACGGTGCCCGTGGAAGTCACCGACACCATCCGGCCCGGTGTGGTTTCCATCCCACACGGCTGGGGCCACGACATTGCCGGAACGCGGCTCGGGGTGGCTGCCACCCAGCCCGGCGTGAACGTCAACCAGCTCAACGACGGGTCGTACCTGGATCCGTTATCGGGCACCGCGGTGCTCAATGGGCTGCCCGTCGAGATCTCGGCAGCGGTGCGCCCCGGTTAG
- a CDS encoding LLM class flavin-dependent oxidoreductase: MTAPLRFGVFITPFHPVGQSPTVALEYDLERVVALDRLGFDEAWFGEHHSGGYELIACPEVFIAAAAERTKHIRLGTGVVSLPYHHPLMVADRWVLLDHLTRGRVMFGTGPGALPSDAYMMGIDPVDQRRMMQESLEAILALFRAAPDERITRQSDWFTLRDAALHIRPYTWPYPEISCAAMISPSGPRLAGALGTSLLSLSMSIPGGFAALENTWGVVTEQARHAGREDPDRANWRVLGIVHLADTREQAIDDCTYGLQDFANYFGAAGFVPLSNSVDGGDGTPSAREFVAEYAAKGNCCIGTPDDAIAYISGLLEQSGGFGTLLLLGHDWADPAATYHSYDLFARKVIPHFKGQLAAPHASHEWAKGKRDQLLGRAGEALVNAINEHTGDSGERT; encoded by the coding sequence ATGACCGCTCCCCTGCGATTCGGCGTCTTCATCACGCCCTTCCACCCGGTCGGCCAGTCACCGACCGTCGCGTTGGAGTACGACCTGGAACGGGTGGTTGCCCTGGACCGGCTCGGCTTCGACGAGGCGTGGTTCGGCGAGCACCACTCCGGGGGCTACGAGCTGATCGCCTGCCCCGAGGTGTTCATCGCCGCGGCCGCCGAGCGCACCAAGCACATCCGGCTGGGCACCGGTGTGGTGTCACTGCCCTACCACCACCCGTTGATGGTGGCCGACCGCTGGGTGTTGCTCGATCACCTGACCCGCGGCCGGGTGATGTTCGGGACGGGCCCGGGTGCGTTGCCGTCGGATGCGTACATGATGGGCATCGACCCCGTCGACCAGCGCCGGATGATGCAGGAGTCGCTGGAAGCGATCCTGGCACTGTTCCGGGCCGCCCCTGACGAACGGATCACTCGGCAATCGGACTGGTTCACCCTGCGCGACGCCGCGCTGCACATCCGGCCCTACACCTGGCCCTACCCCGAGATCTCCTGCGCGGCGATGATCTCGCCGTCGGGGCCCCGGCTGGCCGGTGCGCTGGGCACGTCGCTGCTGTCGTTGTCGATGTCGATTCCGGGTGGGTTCGCGGCGTTGGAGAACACCTGGGGCGTGGTGACCGAGCAGGCGCGCCACGCCGGGCGGGAGGATCCGGACCGCGCGAACTGGCGGGTGCTGGGCATCGTGCACCTGGCCGACACCCGGGAGCAGGCCATCGACGATTGCACCTACGGCCTGCAGGACTTCGCGAACTACTTCGGTGCGGCGGGCTTCGTGCCGCTGTCCAACAGTGTTGACGGAGGCGACGGAACCCCGAGCGCCCGCGAGTTCGTCGCCGAATACGCCGCCAAAGGCAACTGTTGCATCGGCACCCCCGACGACGCGATCGCCTACATCTCCGGCCTGCTCGAGCAGTCCGGCGGTTTCGGCACCCTGTTGCTGCTGGGCCACGACTGGGCAGACCCGGCAGCGACATACCACTCCTATGATCTGTTCGCCCGCAAGGTGATTCCGCATTTCAAGGGCCAGCTCGCCGCGCCGCACGCCTCACACGAGTGGGCCAAGGGCAAACGTGACCAACTGCTCGGCCGGGCCGGCGAGGCACTGGTCAACGCGATCAACGAGCACACGGGCGATTCCGGGGAGCGCACCTGA
- a CDS encoding alpha/beta fold hydrolase, giving the protein MCFGEFVSTSTPRSAAVNGVQLQLVEAGRAGDPLVLLAHGFPDLAYTWRHQIDVLAAAGFHVLAPDQRGYGGSSRPESVTDYDIHALTGDLVALIDQAGCERAVVIGHDWGAMVAWHTALLHPERVAAVAGLSVPPTPRPRSRPTQRWREKFGEDFYMLRFQEPGPADDALAADVAATMRGLLAGDPTAALPDWISEAELDVYISEFSRTGFTGGLNWYRNYDRNWETTPELETARITAPALFVGGTADPILGFMRPERATEVATEAYREVLIEAAGHWVHQERPEEVNRVLLDFLAEYGKGGTR; this is encoded by the coding sequence ATGTGCTTTGGTGAATTCGTGTCTACCTCGACCCCACGGTCAGCTGCTGTCAACGGGGTGCAGCTTCAGCTGGTCGAGGCCGGCCGGGCCGGCGATCCGCTGGTGCTCCTGGCCCATGGCTTCCCCGACCTGGCCTACACCTGGCGGCACCAGATCGACGTGTTGGCGGCCGCCGGATTCCACGTCCTGGCACCGGATCAGCGTGGCTACGGCGGCTCCAGCCGACCCGAGTCGGTGACGGATTACGACATCCACGCGCTGACCGGCGACCTGGTGGCACTGATCGACCAGGCGGGTTGCGAGCGGGCGGTGGTCATCGGCCACGACTGGGGCGCGATGGTCGCCTGGCACACCGCGCTGCTGCACCCGGAGCGGGTGGCTGCGGTCGCCGGCCTGAGCGTGCCACCGACGCCCCGGCCGCGCAGCCGGCCCACCCAGAGGTGGCGGGAGAAGTTCGGCGAGGACTTCTACATGCTGCGGTTCCAGGAGCCGGGTCCGGCGGACGACGCCTTGGCCGCAGACGTCGCCGCCACCATGCGCGGCCTGCTGGCGGGCGACCCGACGGCCGCCCTGCCGGACTGGATCAGCGAGGCCGAGCTGGACGTCTACATCTCCGAGTTCAGCCGGACGGGGTTCACCGGCGGGCTGAACTGGTACCGCAACTACGACCGCAACTGGGAGACCACCCCGGAGCTCGAGACGGCCCGCATCACCGCGCCGGCACTGTTCGTCGGCGGCACCGCCGATCCGATCCTGGGTTTCATGCGACCCGAGCGTGCCACCGAGGTGGCGACGGAGGCCTACCGTGAAGTGCTGATCGAGGCCGCGGGCCACTGGGTGCATCAGGAACGCCCCGAGGAGGTCAACCGGGTGCTGCTGGACTTCCTGGCCGAGTACGGAAAGGGCGGCACCCGATGA
- a CDS encoding SIMPL domain-containing protein yields MPIAGNVRRRARFALVLLTGLVAATLTACDSVPTPPLPGDAPRQVTVIGSGEVQGTPDTLTASAAISFLAQDVTTAMNQTNERQQTVINALVDAGIDAKDIATTNVSLQPQYGPDGVTSIVGYEASNSVDVTIRDISVASRVLALIVSNGGDATRINSVSFSIDDDSQLVKDARTRAFEDARDRAQQYADLSGMRLGKVISISEASGGTTPPPPMPMERAMASPVPLSPGQQTVGFSVTVIWELS; encoded by the coding sequence ATGCCGATCGCCGGGAACGTCAGACGCCGCGCTCGTTTCGCCCTCGTGCTCCTCACCGGACTGGTCGCCGCCACGCTGACGGCCTGCGACTCGGTGCCGACGCCTCCGCTGCCCGGCGACGCCCCCCGCCAGGTGACGGTGATCGGCTCAGGTGAAGTTCAGGGCACCCCCGACACCCTGACCGCCAGCGCCGCGATCAGCTTCCTGGCCCAAGACGTCACCACCGCGATGAATCAGACCAACGAGCGGCAGCAGACGGTGATCAACGCCTTGGTCGATGCGGGAATCGACGCCAAAGACATCGCCACCACCAACGTGAGCCTGCAGCCGCAGTACGGCCCTGACGGTGTGACCTCGATTGTCGGCTATGAGGCCAGCAACTCCGTCGACGTCACCATCCGCGACATCTCGGTCGCTTCCCGGGTGTTGGCGTTGATCGTCTCCAACGGCGGTGACGCCACGCGGATCAACTCGGTGAGCTTCTCCATCGACGATGACTCGCAGTTGGTGAAGGACGCCCGCACCCGCGCCTTCGAGGACGCCCGCGACCGCGCCCAGCAGTACGCCGACCTGTCCGGCATGAGGCTCGGCAAGGTCATCTCGATCTCCGAGGCCAGCGGCGGCACCACACCGCCGCCACCGATGCCGATGGAGCGCGCCATGGCCAGTCCAGTGCCGCTGTCCCCCGGCCAACAGACGGTGGGCTTCTCGGTCACGGTCATCTGGGAACTGTCCTAA
- a CDS encoding zinc-binding dehydrogenase — translation MRAAVLRDGSMVTRDDVPEPVPGPGQVLVAVQACGVCGSDLHFAKHGREMLELVEQVREVPMSHNIDLDADVFMGHEFSAVILEAGPDTTAPPAGTLVTSQPILLSGNKIDGIIYSNTVIGGYAERMLLSAPLLLTVPNGLDPQRAALTEPLAVGLHAVNRSRILRGETALVIGCGAVGISIIAALRAAGVDHIAAADFSARRRALAETMGAHQTIDPAQGSPFDVVRPAVIFEAVGVPGIIDEALRMAPMSSRLVSVGMSMQPDTVRPAFAALKDINVQFVFGHTPQEFASALTAIADGVVDVAPMITDTVSLDQVSEAFEGLADPERHCKILVTP, via the coding sequence ATGCGGGCCGCGGTACTGCGCGACGGCTCCATGGTGACCCGCGACGACGTCCCCGAGCCGGTCCCCGGGCCGGGCCAAGTGCTGGTCGCTGTGCAGGCCTGCGGCGTCTGCGGCTCCGACCTGCACTTCGCCAAACACGGGCGGGAGATGCTCGAGCTGGTCGAGCAGGTGCGAGAGGTGCCGATGTCCCACAACATCGATCTGGACGCCGATGTGTTCATGGGTCACGAATTCAGCGCCGTCATCCTCGAGGCCGGCCCCGACACCACTGCACCGCCGGCAGGAACACTGGTGACGTCACAACCGATTCTGTTGTCCGGCAACAAAATCGACGGGATCATCTACAGCAACACCGTCATCGGTGGGTACGCCGAGCGGATGCTGCTCTCCGCGCCTCTGCTCCTGACAGTGCCCAACGGCCTGGACCCGCAGCGGGCTGCGCTGACCGAGCCGCTGGCGGTCGGGCTGCACGCGGTCAACCGCTCGAGGATCCTGCGTGGCGAGACGGCGTTGGTGATCGGCTGTGGGGCGGTGGGGATCTCGATCATCGCCGCACTGCGCGCCGCCGGGGTCGACCACATCGCGGCTGCTGATTTCTCGGCGAGACGCCGAGCTCTGGCCGAGACGATGGGCGCGCACCAGACCATCGATCCGGCGCAGGGCTCCCCGTTCGATGTGGTGCGACCGGCGGTGATCTTCGAAGCGGTGGGAGTGCCGGGGATCATCGACGAGGCGTTGCGGATGGCGCCGATGAGCAGCCGGCTGGTGTCGGTGGGGATGTCGATGCAACCGGACACCGTGCGCCCCGCGTTCGCCGCACTGAAAGACATCAACGTGCAGTTCGTATTCGGCCACACCCCACAGGAATTCGCGTCGGCACTGACGGCGATCGCCGACGGCGTGGTTGATGTGGCACCGATGATCACCGACACTGTGAGCCTCGACCAGGTCAGTGAGGCGTTCGAGGGTCTGGCCGACCCCGAACGGCACTGCAAGATCCTGGTGACGCCCTGA
- the tilS gene encoding tRNA lysidine(34) synthetase TilS has product MDQQSSVGQIEAAVTTFAKDYVPGVSHWCVALSGGPDSLALVAVAARVLSTTALIVDHRLQPGSDAVAETARDQALQLGCVGAEIIPVTVDGTGGPEAAARTARYAALDRARHDAPVLIGHTLDDQAETVLLGLGRGSGPRSIAGIRPYDPPWGRPLLGLRRQVTEAACAQLGLVPWRDPHNTDPRFTRVRLRGEVLPLLEEVLDGGVAAALARTAAALQEDGDVLDALAAGLRDGARAGNGLAVAALREAPAALRRRAIRTWLLDGGAVDLTDRQIRAVDALITGWRGQGGVAVPSAGRNERLFAGRRDGVLTLYREPVRRHR; this is encoded by the coding sequence ATGGATCAACAGAGTTCTGTAGGCCAGATCGAGGCCGCGGTAACCACTTTCGCCAAGGACTACGTACCCGGGGTGAGCCACTGGTGTGTTGCGTTGTCCGGTGGGCCGGACTCGCTGGCGTTGGTCGCCGTGGCGGCTCGCGTGCTTTCCACCACGGCGTTGATCGTCGACCATCGGCTGCAGCCCGGCTCCGATGCGGTGGCCGAGACTGCTCGAGATCAGGCGTTGCAATTGGGATGTGTTGGCGCAGAAATTATTCCGGTTACCGTCGACGGGACGGGCGGTCCGGAGGCGGCGGCGCGCACCGCACGCTACGCCGCGCTGGACCGTGCCCGCCACGACGCCCCGGTGTTGATCGGACACACTCTCGACGACCAGGCCGAGACCGTGCTGCTGGGGCTGGGCCGAGGTTCGGGGCCGCGCTCGATTGCCGGGATACGGCCCTACGACCCCCCGTGGGGCCGACCGCTGCTGGGGTTACGTCGACAGGTCACCGAGGCTGCCTGCGCGCAGCTGGGCCTGGTGCCGTGGCGCGACCCCCACAACACCGACCCGCGGTTCACCCGGGTCCGGCTGCGCGGCGAGGTGCTGCCGCTGCTGGAAGAGGTCCTCGATGGCGGGGTGGCCGCCGCCCTGGCCCGTACCGCGGCGGCGCTGCAGGAGGACGGCGACGTGCTCGACGCGCTGGCGGCCGGACTACGTGACGGCGCACGGGCCGGGAACGGGCTGGCCGTGGCGGCGTTGCGGGAGGCGCCGGCCGCCCTCCGGCGACGCGCAATCCGCACGTGGCTGCTCGACGGTGGAGCCGTCGACCTGACCGACAGACAAATCCGGGCCGTCGACGCGTTGATCACCGGCTGGCGCGGCCAGGGCGGGGTAGCGGTGCCCAGCGCCGGGCGGAACGAACGGCTGTTCGCCGGCCGTCGAGACGGGGTGTTGACGCTCTATCGCGAGCCGGTTCGACGGCACCGCTAG
- the hpt gene encoding hypoxanthine phosphoribosyltransferase, giving the protein MGVPAHTAELYPGDIQSVLLSEEQIQSKTAELGAQIGADYREAAAEQDLLLITVLKGAVMFVTDLARAIPLPTQLEFMAVSSYGSSTSSSGVVRILKDLDRDIHDRDVLIVEDIIDSGLTLSWLLRNLAARHPRSLRVCTLLRKPDAVRADIDVSYIGFDIPNEFVVGYGLDYAERYRDLPYIGTLEPKVYSH; this is encoded by the coding sequence GTGGGCGTGCCTGCGCATACTGCCGAGTTGTATCCAGGGGATATCCAATCGGTGTTGCTGTCGGAAGAGCAGATCCAGAGCAAGACCGCTGAACTGGGCGCGCAGATCGGCGCCGATTACCGGGAGGCCGCCGCTGAGCAGGACCTCCTGCTGATCACGGTGCTCAAGGGTGCCGTCATGTTCGTGACGGATCTGGCCAGGGCGATTCCGCTGCCGACGCAGCTGGAATTCATGGCCGTCAGCTCCTACGGTTCGTCCACCTCGTCGTCCGGGGTGGTGCGCATCCTCAAGGACCTCGACCGGGACATCCACGACCGGGACGTGCTGATCGTCGAGGACATCATCGACTCCGGCCTGACGCTGTCGTGGCTGCTGCGTAACCTGGCCGCCCGCCATCCGCGCTCCCTGCGGGTGTGCACGCTGCTGCGCAAACCCGACGCGGTGCGCGCCGACATCGACGTGTCCTACATCGGCTTCGACATTCCCAACGAGTTCGTCGTCGGATACGGCCTCGATTACGCCGAACGGTATCGGGATCTGCCCTACATCGGAACACTGGAGCCGAAGGTCTACAGCCACTAG